Proteins encoded in a region of the Natator depressus isolate rNatDep1 chromosome 23, rNatDep2.hap1, whole genome shotgun sequence genome:
- the LOC141976200 gene encoding angiogenin-2-like, with translation MALKGTPVLLLLAAALVLLGAPATADQYQKFLLQHVDAKPKGRDDKYCTNRMRYVLSEERKLDPNPGPKVCKDTNTFIHGNSDDIRAVCTDKGGKDYKTKSGQIMRQSLSGFQVTTCTWHGGKPLNNCKYRAAADFRTIVIACNAQGFPVHFAESQI, from the coding sequence ATGGCTCTGAAAGGGACCCCCGTGCTGCTCCTGCTGGCGGCTGCACTGGTGCTGTTGGGAGCACCAGCTACTGCAGATCAGTACCAGAAGTTCCTCCTCCAGCACGTCGATGCGAAGCCCAAAGGCCGTGACGACAAGTACTGCACCAATCGAATGCGCTACGTGTTGAGCGAAGAGAGGAAGTTGGACCCAAATCCTGGGCCAAAAGTCTGCAAGGACACGAACACCTTCATCCACGGGAACAGCGATGATATCAGAGCCGTCTGCACTGACAAGGGAGGCAAGGACTATAAAACCAAGAGTGGCCAGATCATGCGCCAGAGCCTCAGTggattccaggtcaccacctGCACCTGGCACGGAGGGAAACCACTCAACAACTGCAAATACCGGGCTGCCGCTGACTTCAGGACGATCGTCATCGCCTGCAACGCGCAAGGGTTCCCCGTGCATTTCGCCGAGAGCCAGATCTGA